Proteins from one Methanococcus maripaludis C5 genomic window:
- a CDS encoding AAA family ATPase yields MLDPIEFIHNASSISKKSMNRLKLKTNPFSEKPIRGNTKFFVGRTSELSEIADILGAAQYGSVANAAIVGTKGIGKSSILNILYYASKRHNHWVVELEASQITARQFLIQLMYGIIKDNLFSVDGTLSSDYMKHSQKIIEIYKRLSNYSDKTPVHYPREKIERDLKYLLNEVKEENKLCVILIDEADQFAKRSCLGLLQFFHSFLYEDDILTFLAGPPTMVEDLTKISPAIRDRIPKIINMPPLTKEEAYDLIRRRLEDSQVTGAKGYEPFSEQSIEKIIEECDGIPRRIIMTCSEAVSLALKNGVSEIDDEIAKNAMKNLGISVGHQILNHLTPAQSKIIKAMAELGGSSTVTELSGILNNSTGTIGTHLSDIYEMGYIYKERDGYNVYYTLSKELKDVLITKEDIS; encoded by the coding sequence ATGTTAGATCCAATCGAATTTATTCACAATGCATCATCAATATCAAAAAAATCAATGAATCGCTTAAAATTAAAAACGAATCCATTTTCAGAAAAACCGATTCGTGGTAATACTAAATTTTTTGTCGGAAGAACTTCAGAACTTTCTGAAATTGCGGACATTTTAGGTGCAGCACAATATGGTAGTGTTGCAAATGCTGCAATAGTTGGTACAAAAGGTATTGGAAAAAGCTCGATACTAAATATATTGTATTACGCTTCAAAAAGGCACAACCACTGGGTTGTTGAGCTAGAAGCTTCACAAATCACTGCAAGGCAGTTTTTAATACAATTAATGTATGGAATTATTAAAGACAATCTGTTTTCAGTGGATGGAACTCTTTCATCTGACTATATGAAGCACTCACAAAAAATTATTGAGATTTATAAAAGACTCAGTAATTATAGTGATAAAACACCAGTTCACTATCCTCGTGAAAAAATTGAAAGGGATTTGAAATATCTTTTAAACGAAGTAAAGGAAGAAAACAAACTCTGCGTTATATTAATTGACGAAGCAGACCAGTTTGCAAAAAGAAGCTGTCTTGGACTTTTACAGTTTTTCCACTCATTTTTGTATGAAGATGATATTTTAACGTTTTTAGCAGGGCCTCCAACAATGGTTGAAGATCTGACAAAAATATCCCCTGCAATAAGAGATAGAATTCCAAAAATCATAAACATGCCTCCACTTACAAAAGAAGAAGCTTATGATCTTATAAGAAGAAGACTCGAAGATTCTCAAGTAACTGGTGCAAAAGGCTACGAACCATTTTCAGAACAAAGTATTGAGAAAATAATTGAAGAATGTGATGGAATTCCAAGAAGAATTATAATGACTTGTTCTGAAGCAGTTTCTCTTGCTCTTAAAAATGGGGTAAGTGAAATAGATGATGAAATTGCAAAGAATGCAATGAAAAATCTCGGAATAAGTGTCGGACACCAGATCTTAAACCACTTAACACCAGCTCAATCAAAAATAATAAAAGCAATGGCTGAACTTGGTGGAAGTTCTACAGTAACTGAGCTTTCAGGAATTTTGAACAATTCAACGGGAACCATCGGAACGCACCTTTCAGATATTTATGAAATGGGGTATATTTATAAAGAAAGAGATGGATATAATGTGTACTACACTTTATCAAAGGAATTAAAGGATGTTTTGATAACAAAAGAAGATATTTCGTAA
- a CDS encoding helix-turn-helix domain-containing protein encodes MENILKKLVSTGERKNILNKLLKGPCCCEDLSKELKISKGLPPRFLKLCTSLNIVKRERNGHKVYYSINPENYLKIYNIISNENKKTEEKKSLKGNIKKDEFQTTLSVENTKNYEINKINNGFGGTTFILNGNDTSFEIFKTGDENYWCVSCQSENCEHVLYLKKASSKNRV; translated from the coding sequence ATGGAAAATATTTTAAAAAAATTAGTAAGTACCGGTGAAAGAAAAAATATACTAAATAAACTTTTAAAAGGTCCTTGTTGTTGCGAAGATCTTTCAAAAGAATTAAAAATATCAAAAGGACTTCCACCAAGGTTTTTAAAATTATGTACTTCATTAAATATCGTTAAAAGAGAAAGAAATGGGCATAAAGTGTATTATTCGATAAATCCTGAAAATTATTTGAAAATATACAATATAATATCCAATGAAAACAAAAAAACTGAAGAAAAAAAGAGTTTAAAAGGAAATATTAAAAAAGATGAGTTTCAAACAACCCTTTCTGTTGAAAATACTAAAAATTATGAGATCAATAAAATAAACAATGGATTTGGGGGAACTACATTTATTTTAAACGGTAATGATACTTCTTTTGAAATATTTAAAACAGGTGATGAAAACTACTGGTGCGTATCGTGCCAGAGTGAAAATTGTGAACATGTTTTGTACTTGAAAAAAGCTTCTTCTAAAAATCGTGTTTAA
- a CDS encoding helix-turn-helix domain-containing protein has translation MEIIYNKPEIYATNDIWIQPVSRSSVLDSNVVGTCKIIHNIPVLKTLGSPSLKRTVLNILHVLKDKMTFFKNSSEIKGMDNIFEYLNEIYFDKSVNNYYRAKKAWYRVIGDLFEDVNNWNFKKVMGKLITILKVLNPVLVFDLHDISKWNHLKTFQRFVRFLKYEGISIVLRCPFEAYSYLKNNFEDYKTNSIAAVIYYAKKKGNLISEKVSKELLKLSSGNLKVIDLILANSKRDLKNLRDLKVNSKRILPEVVPKKYKNIVEKIILLKKFNIKEISAILEYSQSTVYNYLNELVEMNIIKKRRLNKNILFKLNIDKKTIRNIIKSNFEFKNIFFEINNSSLKNYTEMFNGFLIFG, from the coding sequence ATGGAAATTATTTACAATAAACCAGAGATCTATGCAACAAATGATATTTGGATTCAGCCTGTTAGCAGGAGCTCTGTTTTGGATAGTAATGTTGTTGGAACCTGTAAAATAATCCATAATATTCCTGTTTTAAAGACTCTCGGAAGCCCTTCTTTAAAAAGAACTGTTTTAAATATTTTACATGTTTTAAAAGATAAAATGACTTTTTTTAAAAATAGCTCTGAAATCAAAGGAATGGATAATATTTTTGAATATTTGAACGAAATTTACTTTGATAAATCAGTTAATAATTATTATAGGGCTAAAAAAGCATGGTATCGAGTAATTGGAGATTTATTCGAAGACGTTAATAATTGGAATTTTAAAAAAGTGATGGGTAAATTAATAACTATTTTAAAGGTTTTAAACCCTGTTTTGGTGTTTGATCTTCATGACATTTCTAAATGGAATCATTTGAAAACTTTTCAGAGATTTGTAAGATTCCTAAAATATGAAGGAATTAGTATTGTTTTAAGATGTCCTTTTGAAGCTTATTCGTATTTAAAGAATAATTTTGAAGATTATAAAACAAACAGTATTGCTGCAGTAATTTATTATGCTAAAAAGAAAGGAAATTTGATTTCTGAAAAAGTTTCAAAAGAACTTTTGAAATTGAGTTCTGGCAATTTAAAAGTAATTGATTTAATACTTGCTAATTCAAAACGGGACCTTAAAAATCTAAGAGATTTGAAAGTAAATTCTAAAAGAATACTTCCAGAAGTAGTTCCAAAAAAATACAAAAATATTGTTGAAAAAATAATTCTATTGAAAAAATTCAATATCAAAGAAATATCTGCTATTTTAGAATACAGTCAGTCGACAGTTTATAATTATTTAAATGAACTTGTTGAGATGAATATTATTAAAAAAAGAAGATTGAATAAAAATATTTTGTTTAAATTAAATATTGATAAAAAAACTATTAGGAATATAATTAAATCAAACTTTGAATTTAAAAATATATTTTTTGAAATTAATAATTCAAGTTTAAAAAACTATACAGAAATGTTTAATGGATTTTTGATATTTGGGTAG
- a CDS encoding minichromosome maintenance protein MCM has protein sequence MDDKRIQTIRPRLTECLKTLNFQDIISEKKKIAIDLDNIYKHGVIDFIEFLEELPKEGIELLEECYSDAYYAIKTEKPDIVITVKNIPEEFNKSEKKQIYTIEDIKSSTLGKLIEFEGIVVIATKIKSAIKKASYVCTACGEKKIQDIENPFEMSFEPFCPKCAQNMALIEDESEYIDFQEIKVQQPLDSMDDPEEPPKYISVFLEHSPGIYCGRVKVTGIPIKNQKNKKIPIYDIYIKGIHCEIVEDKIEANLTEEDIKNIEKVGKNPNVVDILSDRMIPEIKGYDIVKKAIFLQQIKGVKKGNKRADSHLLLITDPGIGKSVMLRKIAEIPGNIYGSVTTASGVGLTAAVIREKTEIGDDTWVIKPGLLVKANKGTACIDELTVNRDLQTFVLEAMESQTIHINKGGINAKLPSECAIIAACNPRWGRFDPNVSIPEQINIPAPMLSRFDLIFPIKDEADRSKDKEIAKHIINVHRSYLSKEVSDNMKLDHIIVDDVLIDRDFVIKYIEYAKTKAPIISESAENLLTDFYLNMRKGAAQITARQLEAAIRIAEAHSKAKLKDVVDEEDASEAISIITESLKEIAYDHETGQFDIDKISGVGRKDRNKMMGVYDLIKALAEKNDNDLVLMDDIIESGKSKGIDEEQVQTLIKKLIKNGDIDEPKTGKYRII, from the coding sequence ATGGATGATAAAAGAATTCAAACTATTCGGCCAAGACTTACAGAATGTCTAAAAACGTTGAATTTTCAAGATATTATCTCTGAAAAAAAGAAAATAGCTATTGATCTAGATAATATCTATAAACACGGCGTCATTGACTTCATTGAGTTTTTAGAAGAACTCCCAAAAGAAGGAATCGAACTCCTTGAAGAGTGCTACAGTGATGCATACTACGCGATAAAAACGGAAAAGCCCGATATTGTAATTACTGTTAAAAATATCCCTGAAGAATTTAATAAATCGGAAAAAAAGCAAATTTACACCATTGAAGATATTAAAAGTAGTACTCTTGGAAAATTAATTGAATTTGAGGGAATTGTTGTTATTGCGACAAAAATAAAATCTGCAATTAAAAAAGCTAGTTATGTTTGTACTGCTTGTGGTGAAAAGAAAATTCAAGATATTGAAAATCCTTTTGAAATGTCTTTTGAACCTTTCTGTCCAAAATGTGCTCAAAATATGGCTTTAATTGAAGATGAATCTGAATATATTGATTTTCAAGAAATTAAAGTACAACAACCACTTGATTCAATGGATGACCCTGAAGAACCTCCAAAGTACATTTCAGTATTTTTAGAACACAGTCCTGGAATATATTGTGGACGTGTAAAAGTTACAGGAATTCCAATAAAAAACCAGAAAAACAAGAAAATTCCGATTTACGACATATATATCAAAGGAATTCATTGTGAAATTGTAGAAGATAAAATCGAAGCGAACTTAACAGAAGAAGATATCAAAAATATCGAAAAAGTTGGTAAAAATCCAAATGTAGTTGATATTTTATCTGACAGAATGATTCCAGAAATTAAGGGTTATGATATTGTTAAAAAAGCAATATTTTTGCAGCAGATTAAAGGTGTTAAAAAGGGAAATAAAAGAGCTGACAGCCACCTGCTTTTAATTACCGATCCAGGTATTGGAAAATCAGTTATGCTTAGAAAAATTGCTGAAATTCCAGGAAATATTTATGGTTCAGTTACTACTGCATCAGGTGTCGGTTTAACTGCCGCAGTTATCCGTGAAAAAACTGAAATTGGCGATGATACATGGGTTATTAAACCTGGTCTATTAGTTAAAGCAAATAAAGGAACTGCATGTATTGATGAGCTTACAGTTAATCGGGACCTTCAAACTTTCGTTTTGGAAGCTATGGAATCTCAAACAATACATATTAATAAAGGTGGTATTAACGCAAAATTACCTTCAGAATGTGCAATTATTGCAGCATGTAACCCAAGATGGGGTAGATTCGATCCAAATGTTTCGATTCCTGAACAGATTAATATTCCTGCACCGATGCTCAGCAGGTTTGATTTAATATTCCCTATAAAAGATGAAGCAGACCGATCGAAAGATAAAGAAATTGCAAAACATATTATCAACGTCCACAGGTCGTATTTAAGTAAAGAAGTTTCGGACAATATGAAACTCGACCATATTATCGTTGATGATGTTTTGATCGACAGAGATTTTGTTATAAAATATATTGAATATGCAAAAACCAAAGCTCCGATAATCTCGGAAAGTGCTGAAAATCTGCTTACTGATTTTTATTTGAATATGAGAAAAGGTGCGGCCCAAATTACTGCAAGACAGCTTGAAGCTGCGATTCGTATTGCAGAAGCCCATTCAAAAGCAAAATTAAAAGATGTTGTGGATGAAGAGGATGCTTCAGAAGCTATTTCGATAATTACAGAATCATTGAAGGAAATTGCATACGATCATGAAACCGGACAGTTTGATATCGATAAGATTTCAGGAGTTGGAAGAAAAGATAGAAATAAAATGATGGGGGTCTATGATTTAATTAAAGCACTTGCCGAGAAGAATGATAACGATCTTGTACTAATGGATGATATTATTGAATCCGGAAAATCAAAAGGAATTGATGAAGAGCAGGTTCAAACTTTGATTAAAAAATTGATTAAAAATGGGGACATTGATGAACCTAAAACTGGAAAATACAGAATAATTTAA
- a CDS encoding DUF4013 domain-containing protein, with protein MDFERAFKFPTDDPNWIKKVVIGAVLSLIPIVNFISFGYALELLKNIIDSKEELPEWSEFGGKFVKGLVAFIIMFIYMLIPSIIWVVFGGLSILTMFTGSDEAIVGGIVGLGIVGLITFLVTLIIGFIIPMAYANYIAYDDFGAAFRFSEIFEKIKDNFSDYCILYLIVIVTGAIVIFIASVIPILGLIIAIFVDFYFYLVYAYIMGKIY; from the coding sequence ATGGATTTTGAAAGAGCATTTAAGTTCCCGACGGACGATCCTAATTGGATCAAAAAAGTTGTTATTGGTGCGGTATTATCTTTAATTCCAATAGTAAACTTTATTTCATTTGGCTATGCGCTAGAACTTCTTAAAAATATAATTGATTCAAAAGAAGAACTTCCAGAATGGTCTGAATTTGGCGGTAAATTTGTAAAAGGGCTAGTTGCATTTATTATCATGTTCATATATATGTTAATTCCATCAATCATTTGGGTTGTATTCGGCGGTCTATCTATACTAACAATGTTTACTGGAAGTGACGAAGCAATTGTGGGGGGTATCGTTGGTTTAGGTATTGTGGGGCTAATTACATTTTTAGTTACGCTAATTATTGGATTTATTATTCCAATGGCTTATGCAAATTACATCGCATACGATGATTTTGGAGCAGCATTTAGGTTTTCCGAAATATTTGAAAAAATAAAAGATAATTTTTCAGATTACTGTATATTATATTTAATAGTAATTGTTACCGGTGCAATTGTTATATTTATAGCATCAGTAATTCCAATTTTGGGATTAATTATTGCGATATTTGTGGATTTTTACTTTTATTTGGTATATGCTTACATTATGGGAAAAATATATTAA
- a CDS encoding zinc ribbon domain-containing protein has protein sequence METKFCSECGEEINKNAEICPKCGVRVMAPKSEKNPGVAAVLSFLFVGLGQIYNGQIGKGLVFIVVQIINIFLIFVVIGFITYPLFWIFGIYDAYDTAKKINNGEIKV, from the coding sequence ATGGAAACAAAATTCTGTTCAGAATGCGGGGAAGAAATAAATAAAAATGCAGAGATATGTCCTAAATGTGGGGTTCGCGTAATGGCGCCCAAATCAGAAAAAAATCCTGGTGTTGCAGCAGTTCTGTCATTTTTATTCGTTGGTTTAGGCCAAATATATAACGGACAAATTGGAAAAGGGCTTGTATTTATCGTTGTTCAGATTATAAACATCTTTTTAATATTTGTGGTAATAGGCTTCATTACTTATCCGCTTTTTTGGATATTTGGTATATATGATGCATATGATACAGCAAAAAAAATAAATAACGGTGAAATAAAAGTTTAA
- a CDS encoding cobyrinic acid a,c-diamide synthase (Catalysis of the conversion of cobyrinic acid to cobyrinic acid a,c-diamide via the intermediate formation of cobyrinic acid c-monoamide) produces the protein MEIGLIDIKGTLPCFENFGNLPTKIIRENNISEIKDLEMLIIPGGSIVESGSFTDDFKKQILDFDNYIVGICSGFQILSEKIDIGRKSPVPIVKEGLGLLNVEFSPLICTDLVKFNFENNNLFGEKHQFGNGFHCHTYGNIEINNNSTEKWTTSEIEKLNYKMVGKQNILSGVFKNKVYGTMVHNLLDNNFVVENFLKNMNIKEEEMEEIFKKNSILKEKLKNRSKISENFKNESNDKKGIILLATGSESGKTFLSTSICSKLKGKTFFSKIGPDVRDIVPSLYLLREPMTKFSSIKISDRGWSEPSEFLEFVKNSEYNNYIIEGVMGAFTGALNKKNYSGSEVSKILGFPVYIISSCSKTGIEGSFVECMAYYSLLKEMGINVAGIILNRVYNKEVFEKVKKIADDLNINVIGVNKLNVNVDNKRGLIPEVEIDYEEFCNATMKLDFEINIPKIDIGNVNEDHKSFEEYIKIWSEKLKNLN, from the coding sequence ATGGAAATTGGATTAATTGACATTAAAGGAACACTACCTTGTTTTGAAAACTTTGGAAATCTCCCAACGAAAATTATTCGGGAAAACAATATTTCTGAGATAAAAGACCTTGAAATGCTGATAATACCCGGGGGAAGTATTGTTGAAAGTGGGTCATTTACTGATGATTTTAAAAAACAGATTTTAGATTTTGATAATTATATTGTTGGAATATGTAGTGGATTTCAGATACTTTCTGAAAAAATCGATATTGGAAGAAAAAGCCCTGTTCCAATAGTAAAAGAAGGACTTGGTCTTTTAAATGTCGAATTCTCACCACTTATTTGTACAGATTTAGTAAAATTTAATTTTGAAAATAATAATTTATTTGGTGAAAAACATCAATTTGGAAACGGTTTTCACTGCCACACATATGGAAATATTGAAATTAACAATAATTCGACTGAAAAATGGACAACTTCAGAAATTGAGAAATTAAACTATAAAATGGTTGGAAAACAGAATATTTTGTCTGGCGTTTTTAAAAATAAAGTATATGGAACAATGGTTCACAATTTACTTGATAATAATTTTGTTGTTGAAAACTTTTTAAAAAATATGAATATTAAAGAAGAAGAAATGGAAGAAATTTTTAAGAAAAATTCGATTTTAAAAGAAAAACTAAAAAACAGGTCCAAAATATCTGAAAATTTTAAAAATGAATCAAATGATAAAAAAGGAATAATTTTACTTGCAACAGGCTCTGAAAGCGGAAAAACTTTTCTTTCAACAAGTATCTGCTCAAAATTAAAAGGAAAAACTTTTTTTTCAAAAATAGGTCCTGATGTAAGAGATATTGTGCCTTCACTTTATCTTTTAAGAGAACCTATGACCAAATTTAGCAGTATTAAAATATCTGATAGAGGCTGGTCTGAACCGTCCGAATTTTTAGAATTTGTTAAAAATTCTGAATATAATAACTACATTATAGAAGGCGTGATGGGTGCATTTACCGGAGCCCTAAATAAGAAAAATTACAGTGGATCGGAAGTTTCGAAAATTTTAGGATTTCCAGTATATATTATATCATCGTGCAGTAAAACCGGAATTGAAGGTTCTTTTGTTGAATGTATGGCATATTACTCATTATTGAAAGAAATGGGTATTAATGTTGCTGGAATTATATTAAACAGAGTTTATAATAAGGAAGTATTTGAAAAAGTTAAAAAAATTGCAGATGATTTAAATATTAATGTAATTGGTGTGAATAAATTAAATGTAAATGTTGATAATAAAAGGGGGCTTATTCCAGAGGTTGAAATCGATTACGAGGAATTTTGTAACGCCACGATGAAACTCGATTTTGAAATAAATATTCCAAAAATTGATATTGGAAATGTTAATGAAGACCATAAATCTTTTGAAGAATATATAAAAATCTGGTCTGAAAAACTAAAAAATTTGAACTAA
- a CDS encoding TrkA family potassium uptake protein — MEAIEKIKIGILVLFVLIISFSLIFMQIEGWTLLQAIYFSVATISTVGYGDFYPTTDLGQFLTILFIIFGVSTGLYTLGAFAESFIGGYFKKYNRMVKMKKRIDTLENHYIVCGYGRIGRVVVDRLKESGLDYVAIDSNSEILKAEFEKNPEFNYIVGDATHDEYLIEAQIGRAKALISTVSTDSDNVYITLSSKRLNTNLYVVSKADEQVAMDKLLIAGADKVVSPYMIGGLRVAELAMKPGILDFVSTFMSIAKYEYDEDLEIRKIIIHKNSKIIGKTLTESQIRYNSGATIIGIKKENDLLVNPGPEVTLEYNDHIYAFGTSEQLDALESMV, encoded by the coding sequence ATGGAAGCTATAGAAAAAATCAAAATCGGAATTTTGGTATTATTTGTCCTTATAATCTCATTTTCTTTAATATTTATGCAGATTGAGGGCTGGACTCTTTTACAGGCAATTTATTTTTCAGTAGCTACGATTTCAACAGTTGGTTATGGGGATTTTTATCCAACAACGGATTTAGGGCAATTTTTAACAATTTTATTTATTATTTTTGGAGTAAGTACTGGACTTTATACCCTGGGGGCTTTTGCAGAGTCATTCATCGGCGGTTATTTTAAAAAATACAATAGGATGGTTAAAATGAAAAAAAGGATAGATACCTTGGAAAACCACTACATTGTCTGCGGCTATGGTAGAATAGGGAGAGTTGTAGTTGATAGATTAAAAGAAAGCGGTCTTGATTATGTTGCAATAGATAGCAATTCAGAAATATTAAAGGCAGAATTTGAAAAAAACCCTGAATTTAATTACATTGTTGGGGATGCTACACACGACGAATACTTAATTGAAGCACAAATAGGCCGCGCAAAAGCACTTATTTCAACAGTTTCAACAGATTCTGATAATGTATATATTACCCTATCTTCAAAAAGGCTTAATACAAATTTATATGTGGTTTCAAAAGCGGACGAACAAGTTGCAATGGATAAATTGTTAATTGCAGGTGCGGACAAGGTTGTTTCACCATATATGATTGGTGGACTTAGGGTTGCTGAACTTGCAATGAAACCAGGAATTTTGGACTTCGTTTCAACATTCATGTCTATTGCAAAGTATGAATATGACGAAGATTTGGAAATTAGAAAGATAATTATTCACAAAAATTCAAAAATCATTGGAAAAACATTAACTGAATCTCAAATCCGATATAATAGTGGTGCAACAATAATTGGTATCAAAAAAGAAAATGATTTACTTGTAAATCCAGGTCCGGAAGTTACTTTAGAATATAATGACCATATATATGCTTTTGGAACGAGTGAACAGCTAGATGCTCTTGAAAGCATGGTTTAA